From bacterium, the proteins below share one genomic window:
- a CDS encoding ATPase, with amino-acid sequence MSIELAVTATLALGMLLVLLPGMIDLSVGSGVGLIGGIASVLVFKHHVPAPLAMAIGFLFGIIVWSLMGKLIVGLRIPA; translated from the coding sequence TTGTCGATTGAGCTTGCTGTTACAGCTACCCTCGCTCTAGGGATGTTGCTCGTTTTACTCCCCGGAATGATCGATCTGTCTGTTGGAAGTGGAGTGGGCTTGATCGGCGGCATCGCTAGTGTGCTCGTTTTTAAACATCATGTGCCTGCGCCGCTAGCGATGGCGATCGGATTTCTTTTTGGAATCATTGTCTGGTCTTTGATGGGAAAGCTGATTGTCGGCCTGCGAATCCCCGCATT